Below is a window of Virgibacillus sp. NKC19-3 DNA.
ATCACAGGAACAATTGCAAACGAAATTAGAAGAATTAAAAGAACAAGCAGAAGTTGAAACCCTGGTTTAAACGTCGTAGTGAGATTAAACAATACAATATAGTAGTAAAAACGCTCAGAGGTAGGTGACTACCCCGAAAGTTAGATTTTTCACTTCAACTTTCGGGGGGTGGTACCGTATTCTGAGCGTTTTTAGATGAGGATTTACCTGGAGTTGATTCTAGAAAAGTATGCGGAGGGAAAAAAAGGGAGAGATTCGCATTTTACATATTTCTCGCTGATTGCTCTAGTTTTTCAGTCTATTTATCAGATGATTTCTACTTAACAATTTTCGACATATTTCGCAGCTTTTATTGACAAAAAATATGATAGCGAATACAATATATGTACGTACAATATATGTATGTATTTTTAAAAAGGTGGTGATTATATTGGATGAGAAGCGTATTGCTATCTTGGGAAGTAGTGGTGGGAATCTTTATAATTTGGGTGGAAAGGATCCAGATTCTTTATTAGGGGAAATTGTTCAGCAAGCAAATAAAGCGGATATTCAAGTTGCCCGTATACAATTTATTGCTGCTTCCGCTTCCATGGACAAAGTTTCCAACAGTACAGATGCATCATTGTATGAATGGGATGAAACAGCAGGAGTTGCAATCAGAGAAAAAAGCGCCAGTTTAGAAGAAATCAATCAGTTTGCCGAAGAAAAAGATAAGAAAATCGCAGAAGATATAAAAAATGGGCTGATTGACGGGGTTGTGTTAGTGAGCGCGGACCCTGAAGGTTCGAACCAAAATTCGTTAGAAGCAGCAGCACAGCAAAATCTTCCAATTGTTGGTACAGGTGGTACTTCAATGGCAAATACAAATGCCATGGGGGGTAATGTAATTTCTTCATCTGGAACTACAGGAACAACAAATCGTACAAGAGCCATATCATTTATTAGTAATCTGGCAAAATATTGGGGGATCAAGTATAGTCCTTCCATAGGATCAACGGATAGTGGTGGATCTGACAGTCCATTTAAGCGGATACAGTTCCGTGGTATCATGATGGCTGCAATGCCTGCTTTTATATCATTAGCCATTATTTTGGCTATAAGTAAGATACCAGGTTTAGAGGGTTTGAGTGACGTATTTGACCTTTTAATTTCTGCCCTTCCGGTAGTACTATCCGCTATTGCTGCTAAACAAATTTCCGGACTTGATGAAGTCGGTATAGTAGCTGGAGTTGTCGCGGGTGTATTATCTGTAGAAGGCGGTATTATCGGTGGTTTAGTTGCTGGTATTTTAGCTGGAATTCTAGCACATTACATTTTTCAACGAGCAATTTCCTGGAATTTTCCAATGACCACAGTGAATATCGTGACAGGTGGATTTGCAGGTTTAATTTCCGGTTTATTTGTTTATGAATTGATTTCTCCAATTGCACTGTATTTAGGAGAACAAATTCGATTATTAATTGAAGCAACAATTGGAGTAAGCCCTATTCTCGCTGGTGCTGTAGCAGGTCTACTTATATGGCCGGCTATATTAGGCGGTGTCTACCACGCGGCGATATTGCCAATCATTTTGCTAGAAATGGAAAATGCCGGTATGAGCTTTTTAGGTGCTGTTGATATTGTTGGTTTGACCATGGTTGCAGCTGGAATAAACTTGGCAAATATTATTTTTCCGCGGAAAAAAGGTGAATCAGCTGTTGCTCTACCTGGGTTTTTAGTAAATATGGGATTTGGAACGTATGTAGAATCTGCATATCCTTTTATGTTTTCCAATAAGTTGATTTTTGGAGGCGCTATCCTATCTGGCGGTTTGGGAGGATTGTTTATCGGATTATTTAATGCGAGAGGAACGGCTTATGTGCCATCATTTGCTGCCCCATTCCTTTCCAATAACATTTTAGGTATGACTATTGCAATGTTGATCACAATAATATCAGCATTTACGATAACATTAATAGCAAATAAAATTGGTAAAAACAGCGATTTAAAAAATAACTAGAGGAGTTTTGGTATGTTTAAAGGAGATATGGAAAGAAAAAGAAAAGTTGCTATACAGAAAGTATGGAATGCCATTGAGGAACATGGCGGAAAAACGATTCTCAGCACTGGTATAACTGGGGACGATGCGAGAGTGGCAAAAGCAGTTATTGAATCCGGTGTAAAAATGCTTGAACCCAATCATCCGGCAGTAGCACTTGCCAAAGGGTATAAAGGTGTTGATAATATGCATGATGCGGAACATATCCGGCATGAAGTGGAATTATCGGAAATGGCCAAGGTTGTTAGTGGAGTCAGGGGTGTAATCGGTGAAGAGCCTTTTATTACAGTAGGGATTCCCGGAGGATTTACCGAAGAAAAGCCCGTTCCCATTTCACAAGAAGACTTTTATAATATGTCACTTGCCGGAACAGATGGCCTGCACACGCATAAGTGCGATATAGATGATTTAGAAGAAATTGTAAAGGCTGCTCATCATTACGGGTTGTTGGTTGATGCTTATATTGCCCATCCAGAAGATAAGCATCCATTTGGACTACCGGCATCAACTGCGGAAGAAGTTGCTGCTACAGCAAAAAAGATGGAAAACATTGGTGTAGATATGATTGGATTAATGACGGGAATGAGTTATGGAGGTGTAGCAGCTGGAGAAATACCTGAAGTAATTCGTGAAAGACTGGAAGCACTGGTTTCATCGGTATCCGTTCCAACGCTTGCAGAAGGTGGAATAAATACAGAAAACTATCAGGCCTTTCAGAATACAGGTGTTCATATTCTTGTAGTAGGAACCTCTATTGATCAAATGGTGCAGAAGTCAGCACAGGATGCAGTAAAACAATTTTTATCATAAAGTAATCAACAAAGGAGCTACCTTCAATAGCTCCTTTGTTGATTGAAATTATATATCATCTTCTTCTTGGCATGTTTACCGTGAATATGTAGCGGTCCTTGGGATATCTTGCAAACGTAATAAAAAGAGGACGTGAATTTCTCGTATAATTAATACTTTCCATATGTAAAATAGATTTATTAGAGGTTACCTCTAATAATGTGGCTTCCTTTTCGGTTATTTCATCTGGTTCAATAGAAATACTTCCATTAAGAACAGGATGATTATAATCATTTTCAATAATGTGGTACATGGACTTATTAGACAGGTCATATTTTTCTAAGCCCACACATAGCTTTTCATCGATATATACTGTTTCCAATGACATCGGAACATCATCGCCAAATCTTAGACGTACGATTTTTATAATTCTATCATTTGCTGTTAACCCTAGCTTTAACTGAAGATAAGAGTCAGGAACTAGATTTGTAGTAAATTCAAGTAATTTAGAAGAAGGACGCTTCCCTTTCGCCATCATTTGTTCCGTGAAGCTGGTTAAAACAGTTAATTCATACCGTGAGCGTTTACTATGAATAAATGTACCCTTTCCTTGTTGCTGGTAACATATACCTTCGTCAATCAATAGTTGAAGTGCTTGGCGCAACGTGGAACGACTGACTCCTAAGTCCCTGCTTAACGTGGGTTCGGGAGGGAGTTGCCTCCCCATTTCAAAGTGACCACTATCAATATTAGCTTTTATCCAATCGTATACTTGTTTATATAAAGGTGTACCTTTTTTTGCTTTGAACGGATTCATAAATAATTCTCCCAGAATACTGTATAGTAATTCTATTTTAGCATTATAGAATAGGTTACTCAAATTTCATCTGTCTAATTTACTACGAGTTCATTATTGTATCCAATTTACGAAAGAAAACTTCCATATCTTCATCCGTTCCAATTGTAATACGCAGATAGTTATCGATACCCGGTTTTTTAAAATGCCGTACAAGCACATCATTCTGTTTAAGCTTCGTATAGACCTCTTCGGCTGTTCGATGATAATGACTTGCAAAAATGAAGTTTGCTTGGGAGGGGAGAACATAAAATCCACGTTTTTTCATTTCTGTTACCACCCATTCCCTCGTATGGATTACTTTTTCGATGGTAGCTGTAAAATAGTCAGTATCTTTTACAGCAGCTTCTGCACCGGCAATAGCGAGTCGATCCAGCGTATAGGAATTGAATGAATCCTTTATCCGAGTTAATGCTTCGATAAGATCGGGATTTCCCATTGCAAATCCAATCCGGAGACCTGCGAGTGATCGTGATTTTGACATGGTTTGTACGATAAGTGCATTATCGTATTGATGAATGAGCGATGCTGCAGATTTTGATGCAAAATCAATATAGGCCTCATCAATAACCACTACCTGATTCGGGTTATTTTCTAAGATCTCCGTAACACCTTTCAAATCCAAATAGATACTCGTAGGCGCATTTGGATTTGGAAAAATGACGCCACCTTCCGATTGAAAAAAAGCTTCTACAGGTAATGTGAAATCCCTGTTTAAGGGGACTTCTTCATAGGAAATCTGGAATAGTTTGGCATAAACCGGATAAAAGCTATATGAAATAGCTGGAAAGCGAATGGCTTTTCCTGGTTCAAAAAAAGCCATAAAGGAAAATGCCAATACCTCATCAGATCCGTTTCCAACAAAAATGTTATCCTGTGATAGATTATAGTACGTAGCAATGTCCCGTTTTAGCTGATCGGCAGTGGGTGATGGGTATAGATTTAATTTCTGGTCAAGCTCATGTTTAATCGCATCAATCACGTTTGGTGATGGTGGATATGGATTTTCGTTTGTGTTCAACTTGATGATGTCTTGCTTGTCCATCTGTTCACCAGGTACGTAAGGTTCCGTTCGTTTTGCAAGTGTGCTCCAAAAGTTACTCATTTGCATGCCCTTCTTTTTGAATATGTCTGCTATGAAGTTCTTTTTTGAGATCCTCGATGCGCACATCTAGTAATTCCATTAACACAAGGTTGTGGTAAATGAGATCTGAAATCTCCCATGTCACTTCCTTTTTGCTTGTATTTTTGGCACCGATGATAACTTCACTTGCTTCTTCGCCTATTTTTTTCAGAACCTTATCGATACCTTCATGGAAAAGATAGGTAGTATAGGATCCCTCAACAGGTTGCTGGCGACGCGCTTTTATTTTGCGGGCGATGGTGTGTATGACGTCCGTCGTGACTGCTTCTTGTTCATGCAGTACCTGATGAAAGCATGTATCCGCTCCGGTATGGCACGCAGGCCCCAGTGGTTTTACTTGGATTAATAGTGCATCAGTGTCACAATCAAATGTTATTTTTTTAACCTGTTGTTTGTTTCCGGAAGTTTCACCTTTATTCCAAAGCTCCTGACGTTTTCTGCTGAAAAACCATGTTTCATTGGTTTGGATGGTTTTCAGGATAGAGGCTTCATTCATATAGGCCAGGGTTAGTACATTTCCGGTTTCTGCGTCCTGTACGATTGCTGGTATAAGCCCATGTTCATCAAATGTAAGTTGTTTCATATTTACTTCCATTACGTATCCCTCCTTACGATGATATCTTTTGCTTCCAGGTATTTTTTCAATGCTGGTAGTTGGATTTCGCTGTAGTGAAAAACAGATGCTGCTAGTGCAGCGTCTGCACCGCCTTCCTTTAATACATTGTAGAAATGTGCTTTTGTCCCCGCGCCGCCACTGGCTACAATAGGGATATTAACCGAATCTGCAATTGCTCTTGTTAAGGCCAGATGATAACCATTTTTTTCGCCGTCTACATCCATGGCGTTTACAACGATTTCACCTGCGCCAAGTTGCTCCCCTCGTTGTGCCCACTCGATCACATCCATACATGTATTATTACGGCCCCCTTTGGTATATACTTGCCAAGCATCCGCAGTTGCTTCTTTTGCGTCAATGGATAACACAATACATTGTGATCCGAATTTCAAGGCCGCTTCTCGAATAAGTGCTGGATTGCTAACAGCAGCACTATTGATGGACACTTTATCTGCGCCTGCGCGCAGGACGTTATGAATATCGTCCAACGTGCGAATGCCACCCCCTACTGTAAAAGGGATCGCAATTTCTGCTGCAACTTTTTCAACAACATCCAGGAAAATATCTCTATCCTCATTAGATGCAGTGATATCATAGAAAACCAGCTCGTCGGCGCCAGCTTGATTGTATTGTTTAGCCAAGTCGACAGGATCCGCAACATCCTGGATATTTTGAAATTTTTTTCCTTTGACAACCCGGCCATTGTCGACGTCCAGGCAGGGGATAATTCGTTTAGCGAGCATTTCGATCACCACCCATGATTGTTTCAAAATCTAATGTCCCATCATATAAAGCTTTTCCGATAATGGCTCCATGTAGATGTAAATGTTCTAACTGCTCGATGTCGCTCTGGGAAGTAATTCCGCCTGAGGCAATAACATTCATCGAGGATGCCTCATTCATCGTCTGTAATTCACTGAAATTCGGACCTTCCAACATCCCGTCTTTTGCAATATCGGTATAAATAATCGTCTGGACTCCAGTAGCTTCTAACTCTTTAACGAGATCAATAGCTTTTATGGTGCTTGTTTTTGTCCAACCATCTGTAGCAACATAGCCATGACGTGCATCAATGGATACGGCTATTTTATCCCCATATGTTTGTACAGCCTTTTTTAAAAATTCCTTGTCATGAATAGCTGCGGTTCCGATGATGACCCGATCGGCCCCAGCAGTGATATATTCTTCAATGATTTCTAAGGAACGAATGCCACCTCCGATTTGAACTGGGATGGAAGTTTGATCTGTGATCGCTTTGATTAACGCTTTATTGCTGGTTTCTCCCGTTTTTGCTGCGTCAAGGTCAACGATATGCAAATACGCAGCAAGTTGTGCCTCCCAGCTTGCTGCAATTTCTGCTGGATCTTCGCTATAGATTTTTTCTTTTTTGTAATCACCCTGAACTAGGCGGACGCATTTTCCATCTTTAATGTCAATTGCTGGAAAAAGAATCATGACATCATCTCCCCGAAGTTTTGTAAAAGCTGCATTCCTGTTGTTCCACTTTTTTCCGGATGGAATTGTATGCCGGTAATATTGTCCTTTTGTACGATGGCAGGAACTTTTCCACCGTAATCCGTGCTTGCCAGTAATGTTTCTTCTCGAAAGCTTGAGACGGCATAGGAATGGACGAAATACACATACGCGTTGTCAGTAATGGAAGTAAACCAAGGACTTTCTTTTTCCTGTGTTATATTGTTCCATCCCATATGTGGAACCTTGACGGAGCTGCTAATACGGCTAACTTCACCCTGAAGCAAGCCAAGCCCATCCCATGAGCCGTCTTCATAGCTAGTCTCGTAAAATAGCTGCATACCTAAACAAATCCCGAGCACCGGCTTGCCAGCAGCCACTTCCTGTTTTAACACTTCTATTAATCCTAACTTATGAAGTGTTTCCATGGCATCGTTAAATGCCCCGACTCCAGGAAGAATGATGGCCTTGCTGTTTTGGATCCTTTTAGGATCTGTGGTTAAACAAGAATCCATATTTTCCTTTGTTAAAGCAAATTGTAGACTCTTAACATTGCCTGCACCATAGTCTATAATTGCAATCATAAATTACACCCCTTACTGCTAATAGTTCCACAAGGGACAAGGGGACAGGCCCATTGTCCCTGCTACATCAGAAGGAAAGTGGGACAAAGGACCTGTCCCTGTGTCCCACTATAAAATCCCTTTTGTTGAGGGGATTCCTTTCATTCTTTCATTTTTCTGACTGGCATGATCTAGTGCTCGGCCGAAGCCTTTGAAAATTGATTCGATAATATGGTGTGCGTTTTTCCCGTATGCGAGATTAATATGAAGGGTTACGCCTGCATGACGCACAAACCCTAGGAAAAAATCTTCTACTAATTCGGTATCAAATACACCAACCTTATCCTTTAGTCCTTCAACATGATACACAAGATAGGGACGTCCGCTGATATCCAATGAAATCGTAGCTAAGGCCTCATCCATTGGCGAAGTGACTGTTGCATAACGTGTAATGCCTTCTTTATTTCCTAGTGCCTGATGAAAGGCTTGGCCCATGACAATTCCAATATCTTCTACAGAATGGTGCTGATCTACTTCCAAATCTCCAACACATGATACTTGAAGATCAAATAAACCATGTTTGGTCATTAATGTAAGCATATGGTCGAGGAAACCAACACCGGTATCGACCTGAGAATGTCCCGTACCATCAATCGTAAAATCCAAATCAATTGCTGTCTCGGTCGTTGTTCTATTCAGCGTATATTTACGCATCCAGATCATCCTTTCTGACTTCAATGGCACTTGCATGTGCGGTTAGTTCTTCTGTATTTGCTAATGTTTTAATTTGATCCGCGCTTTTAAGCAATGCCTCTTGTGAATAACTAATAACACTTGATTTTTTCACGAAATCATAGACACCAAGTGGAGATGCGAATCGAGCCGTACCATTTGTTGGTAAGGTGTGATTTGGCCCCGCCAAGTAATCACCTAAAGGCTCGGGAGTATAATTTCCTAGAAAAATGGCTCCGGCATGTTTAATGTATGGTAATTTTTCAGATGGATTTTCAACCATTAGTTCCAGATGTTCAGGCGCAATTTCATTAGCAACGGAGAGTGCATCGATTATATTTTCTGCAATAATTATTTTCCCATTTTGATCCAACGATTGCTGAATGGTTGCCTTTCGCTCAAGGGTGGCAGACTGTCTTTCTATTTCTGCGATTACGTTATCGGCTAACTCTGCACTTGTTGTGACACATATTGCACTTGCTGATTCATCATGCTCTGCTTGGGATAGTAGATCCGCAGCGATAAATGTAGGATTGGCTGTTTCGTCTGCTACTACGCAAATTTCGCTAGGTCCCGCAATCATATCGATAGCTACATCGCCGAACACCCATTTTTTCGCTCTAGCAACATAAGCATTCCCAGGGCCAACAATCTTTGCAACTTTTTCTATTGTTTCTGTGCCATAAGCAAGTGCAGCGATTGCCTGGGCACCCCCAACTTTATAAATTCTATCAACACCGGATTCTGCTGCGGCAACAAGCACATAGGGATTTACTTTCCCGTTTTTAAGTGGAGGAGTAACGATTTGAATGTTTTCCACACCGGCTAACTTTGCTGGTATCACGTTCATTAAAACCGAGGAAGGATAAGCGGCTTTCCCACCTGGTATATAGACACCCACGGTCTCTAATGGCGTCACTTTTTGTCCCAGCATGATCTCGGTGCCTTGATTTAGAAACCATGATTGTTCGGTTTGTGCTTGATGAAATATGGTGATATTTTCCTTAGCCTGTTGGATAGACGTTAGAAATTCGGAATCAACCCATTGTCTGGCTTCATCAAATTCTTGTTCGGATACGATAAGGTCATTTAATTTCACGCCATCCAACGTTTCAGTGTAGGCAGATAGCGCTTCATCTCCATTTTCCCTCACTTTTTGTATTATCTCTAATACAGTTTGATCCAGTTCCGTATCCTCCGTTTGTATGGAAGTACGCTCATCAACGGTTCTGAACGCTTCTGCCGTTATTATTTTCATGTATCATCACTCCAAGACAGATTTTAAATTGGTTATAAAATAATCGATAGATGCAGACTTCGTAGCAAAACTTGCTTTATTAACAATTAATCTTGTACTAATATCCTCTAACTCTTCGAAAATGGTCAATCCATTTTCATTAATGGTGTTTCCTGTTTCCACAATATCGACAATCAAATCAGCCAATCCGATAAGTGGGGCAAGTTCAACCGATCCATTTAATTTCACGGTTTCAATAGCTGTCCCTCTTTTCTGAAAATGTTTTTTGGCAACGGTTGGGTATTTGGATGCGATTGTAAGATTTTTATCCGGATATTGACCCGGTTTTCCGGCAACCACGAATTTACATTTTCCTAGTTTTAGATCAAGCATCTCGTATACATCCGTCTGAGCTTCGAGAATATTGTCTTTCCCCACGATCCCGATATCCGCTGCTCCTTTCTCCACGTATGTCGGGACATCGACGGCTTTAACAAATATTAATTTAATGCTTTCATCCGTATTATAAAAGACTAATTTTCTACTACTCTCGTTGATATCTGTAAAATATATACCTGCAGCTTCCAAAAGCGCCATTGTTTTTTCCGTTGTCCGTCCTTTGGCCATGGCGAGTGTTATTGCTTCCACTTCCAAATTCCCCCTATTCGTTTTGAAGCAGTGCAATGAGTTCATCTGCATTCGTGAAATCTTGCGTTCTGTTGTTCCGGCAAACCAACTGCTGGTTATTTATATAATGGACTGTATACAGGGCTTTAACTTCCTTGTTTGTGTCGTTTGGAAATGTTAGGACTTGATAGCCCTCTTCCCGTAATTGATAAGACATAGCTAAAGCTTCTCTTTGTTTATCAATCTCGTAATAAATCACCATATCTGCAGGAGAGTGTTGCTGCCTGGCTAAATTTTGCTGATGCAGTGCGTCTACGAGATAATCAACCTCAAAGGCAAAACCAATTGCTGGCGTTTGCTCGTCGTTCTGCACGATCAAATTATCATATCTTCCACCCATCAACACAGGTTTGCCAACGTTGTTTACAAACCCTTGGAAGATAATACCAGTATAATAATCCATATGATTAACTAAGCCAAGGTTGAACACGACATTATCTTCTGCCTGATAATCCTTCAGTACGTCGTAAACATGGATAAGGTTCCTTAGAATTGCTTGCATTTTCTCATTTTGAATAATTTCTTTTGCCTGTTTTATCACATTTAAGGGATCGCCGTACAACAGTGGTATCGCCTGTATAGCTGCTCGTATATCTGAGGCGATAGGTAGTTTCTCCAGGAAAGGCTTTATTTCTACGGTGTTTTTTGATTGAATGAGTTCCAGTAATACATTTAAATCTTCCTGCTCAATAGCTGCTTGTTCTACCAGTTCTTTAAAAAAACCTGCATGGCCTATTTCTATTTTAAAATTAGAAAAGCCTAAATCCTTCAATGTATGGACCGCCAGCATAAGTACTTCAGCATTGCTTTGAGGCGTGTTTGCATCAAAATATTCAATCCCAGCTTGAGTTCTCTCTTTTTGGTCATCCTCAGTGAAGGTTTGACGAAAAACATCCAGTACATAGAAAACGCGCGGATGGTTGGTGCTGTTTAATGCTGTCATTCGGCTTATCGGGATGGTCACGT
It encodes the following:
- a CDS encoding PTS sugar transporter, with amino-acid sequence MDEKRIAILGSSGGNLYNLGGKDPDSLLGEIVQQANKADIQVARIQFIAASASMDKVSNSTDASLYEWDETAGVAIREKSASLEEINQFAEEKDKKIAEDIKNGLIDGVVLVSADPEGSNQNSLEAAAQQNLPIVGTGGTSMANTNAMGGNVISSSGTTGTTNRTRAISFISNLAKYWGIKYSPSIGSTDSGGSDSPFKRIQFRGIMMAAMPAFISLAIILAISKIPGLEGLSDVFDLLISALPVVLSAIAAKQISGLDEVGIVAGVVAGVLSVEGGIIGGLVAGILAGILAHYIFQRAISWNFPMTTVNIVTGGFAGLISGLFVYELISPIALYLGEQIRLLIEATIGVSPILAGAVAGLLIWPAILGGVYHAAILPIILLEMENAGMSFLGAVDIVGLTMVAAGINLANIIFPRKKGESAVALPGFLVNMGFGTYVESAYPFMFSNKLIFGGAILSGGLGGLFIGLFNARGTAYVPSFAAPFLSNNILGMTIAMLITIISAFTITLIANKIGKNSDLKNN
- the hisG gene encoding ATP phosphoribosyltransferase, producing MEAITLAMAKGRTTEKTMALLEAAGIYFTDINESSRKLVFYNTDESIKLIFVKAVDVPTYVEKGAADIGIVGKDNILEAQTDVYEMLDLKLGKCKFVVAGKPGQYPDKNLTIASKYPTVAKKHFQKRGTAIETVKLNGSVELAPLIGLADLIVDIVETGNTINENGLTIFEELEDISTRLIVNKASFATKSASIDYFITNLKSVLE
- the hisA gene encoding 1-(5-phosphoribosyl)-5-[(5-phosphoribosylamino)methylideneamino]imidazole-4-carboxamide isomerase, with translation MILFPAIDIKDGKCVRLVQGDYKKEKIYSEDPAEIAASWEAQLAAYLHIVDLDAAKTGETSNKALIKAITDQTSIPVQIGGGIRSLEIIEEYITAGADRVIIGTAAIHDKEFLKKAVQTYGDKIAVSIDARHGYVATDGWTKTSTIKAIDLVKELEATGVQTIIYTDIAKDGMLEGPNFSELQTMNEASSMNVIASGGITSQSDIEQLEHLHLHGAIIGKALYDGTLDFETIMGGDRNAR
- the hisD gene encoding histidinol dehydrogenase, which codes for MKIITAEAFRTVDERTSIQTEDTELDQTVLEIIQKVRENGDEALSAYTETLDGVKLNDLIVSEQEFDEARQWVDSEFLTSIQQAKENITIFHQAQTEQSWFLNQGTEIMLGQKVTPLETVGVYIPGGKAAYPSSVLMNVIPAKLAGVENIQIVTPPLKNGKVNPYVLVAAAESGVDRIYKVGGAQAIAALAYGTETIEKVAKIVGPGNAYVARAKKWVFGDVAIDMIAGPSEICVVADETANPTFIAADLLSQAEHDESASAICVTTSAELADNVIAEIERQSATLERKATIQQSLDQNGKIIIAENIIDALSVANEIAPEHLELMVENPSEKLPYIKHAGAIFLGNYTPEPLGDYLAGPNHTLPTNGTARFASPLGVYDFVKKSSVISYSQEALLKSADQIKTLANTEELTAHASAIEVRKDDLDA
- the hisH gene encoding imidazole glycerol phosphate synthase subunit HisH gives rise to the protein MIAIIDYGAGNVKSLQFALTKENMDSCLTTDPKRIQNSKAIILPGVGAFNDAMETLHKLGLIEVLKQEVAAGKPVLGICLGMQLFYETSYEDGSWDGLGLLQGEVSRISSSVKVPHMGWNNITQEKESPWFTSITDNAYVYFVHSYAVSSFREETLLASTDYGGKVPAIVQKDNITGIQFHPEKSGTTGMQLLQNFGEMMS
- the hisC gene encoding histidinol-phosphate transaminase, whose product is MSNFWSTLAKRTEPYVPGEQMDKQDIIKLNTNENPYPPSPNVIDAIKHELDQKLNLYPSPTADQLKRDIATYYNLSQDNIFVGNGSDEVLAFSFMAFFEPGKAIRFPAISYSFYPVYAKLFQISYEEVPLNRDFTLPVEAFFQSEGGVIFPNPNAPTSIYLDLKGVTEILENNPNQVVVIDEAYIDFASKSAASLIHQYDNALIVQTMSKSRSLAGLRIGFAMGNPDLIEALTRIKDSFNSYTLDRLAIAGAEAAVKDTDYFTATIEKVIHTREWVVTEMKKRGFYVLPSQANFIFASHYHRTAEEVYTKLKQNDVLVRHFKKPGIDNYLRITIGTDEDMEVFFRKLDTIMNS
- a CDS encoding GntR family transcriptional regulator; its protein translation is MNPFKAKKGTPLYKQVYDWIKANIDSGHFEMGRQLPPEPTLSRDLGVSRSTLRQALQLLIDEGICYQQQGKGTFIHSKRSRYELTVLTSFTEQMMAKGKRPSSKLLEFTTNLVPDSYLQLKLGLTANDRIIKIVRLRFGDDVPMSLETVYIDEKLCVGLEKYDLSNKSMYHIIENDYNHPVLNGSISIEPDEITEKEATLLEVTSNKSILHMESINYTRNSRPLFITFARYPKDRYIFTVNMPRRR
- the hisZ gene encoding ATP phosphoribosyltransferase regulatory subunit yields the protein MQPYMMDNGQHTGVEDFQIRDRLIETLRTRFTTYGYKQIRTSTFESYDLYADFPGTVNKDEMIKVIDTSGKVMVLRPDVTIPISRMTALNSTNHPRVFYVLDVFRQTFTEDDQKERTQAGIEYFDANTPQSNAEVLMLAVHTLKDLGFSNFKIEIGHAGFFKELVEQAAIEQEDLNVLLELIQSKNTVEIKPFLEKLPIASDIRAAIQAIPLLYGDPLNVIKQAKEIIQNEKMQAILRNLIHVYDVLKDYQAEDNVVFNLGLVNHMDYYTGIIFQGFVNNVGKPVLMGGRYDNLIVQNDEQTPAIGFAFEVDYLVDALHQQNLARQQHSPADMVIYYEIDKQREALAMSYQLREEGYQVLTFPNDTNKEVKALYTVHYINNQQLVCRNNRTQDFTNADELIALLQNE
- the hisB gene encoding imidazoleglycerol-phosphate dehydratase HisB; the encoded protein is MRKYTLNRTTTETAIDLDFTIDGTGHSQVDTGVGFLDHMLTLMTKHGLFDLQVSCVGDLEVDQHHSVEDIGIVMGQAFHQALGNKEGITRYATVTSPMDEALATISLDISGRPYLVYHVEGLKDKVGVFDTELVEDFFLGFVRHAGVTLHINLAYGKNAHHIIESIFKGFGRALDHASQKNERMKGIPSTKGIL
- the hisF gene encoding imidazole glycerol phosphate synthase subunit HisF is translated as MLAKRIIPCLDVDNGRVVKGKKFQNIQDVADPVDLAKQYNQAGADELVFYDITASNEDRDIFLDVVEKVAAEIAIPFTVGGGIRTLDDIHNVLRAGADKVSINSAAVSNPALIREAALKFGSQCIVLSIDAKEATADAWQVYTKGGRNNTCMDVIEWAQRGEQLGAGEIVVNAMDVDGEKNGYHLALTRAIADSVNIPIVASGGAGTKAHFYNVLKEGGADAALAASVFHYSEIQLPALKKYLEAKDIIVRRDT
- the hisIE gene encoding bifunctional phosphoribosyl-AMP cyclohydrolase/phosphoribosyl-ATP diphosphatase HisIE, whose translation is MEVNMKQLTFDEHGLIPAIVQDAETGNVLTLAYMNEASILKTIQTNETWFFSRKRQELWNKGETSGNKQQVKKITFDCDTDALLIQVKPLGPACHTGADTCFHQVLHEQEAVTTDVIHTIARKIKARRQQPVEGSYTTYLFHEGIDKVLKKIGEEASEVIIGAKNTSKKEVTWEISDLIYHNLVLMELLDVRIEDLKKELHSRHIQKEGHANE